The following proteins are co-located in the Takifugu flavidus isolate HTHZ2018 chromosome 16, ASM371156v2, whole genome shotgun sequence genome:
- the LOC130513232 gene encoding antimicrobial peptide NK-lysin-like produces MILAIVSALFLISTGFAHATPKSAHHAEAFPMRLPGVVREVTDHHSGEVLRDEAFPGSCKVCKMIVTKVMKSLGNDHSREKIDNLLNRVCNKTGPLRSLCNKVLSRFKDKLASALEQGGQPREICVRLKLCKTKRTIYK; encoded by the exons ATGATTCTCGCCATTGTCTCGGCTCTTTTTCTCATCTCCACCG GTTTTGCTCATGCCACCCCTAAATCTGCTCACCATGCTGAAGCTTTTCCGATGAGGTTGCCAGGTGTTGTGAGGGAGGTGACTGACCACCACTCAGGGGAG GTGTTGCGGGATGAGGCCTTCCCAGGCTCCTGCAAGGTTTGCAAGATGATCGTGACCAAAGTGATGAAGAGCCTGGGCAACGATCACTCAAGG GAGAAAATCGACAACCTGCTGAACCGGGTCTGCAATAAGACGGGACCTCTCAGATCTCTGTGTAACAAGGTCCTCTCACGCTTCAAAGACAAACTGGCGTCCGCTTTAGAACAGGGCGGACAACCCCGGGAAATTTGTGTCCGCTTAAAATTATGTAAGACAAAAAGAACCATTTACAAATAA
- the LOC130513229 gene encoding antimicrobial peptide NK-lysin-like — MATSSILLLCILVTCSVWTVQARNLKVSTDDDDEDQGELAIEAGRLPGVCWACKWALKKVKRIIGNSSNSEAIKAKLTSICDQMGLLKSLCRKFVTNHLGVLIEELTTSDDVRTICVNVRACKPKELEELFQSGFSSQLEMNEYA, encoded by the exons ATGGCAACCTCCTCGATCCTGCTTCTGTGCATCCTGGTGACGTGTTCTG TTTGGACTGTCCAGGCAAGAAATTTAAAGGTCAGCACtgatgacgacgatgaagaCCAGGGCGAACTTGCCATAGAAGCTGGCAGG CTTCCAGGTGTGTGCTGGGCGTGCAAGTGggctttaaaaaaagtgaaGAGAATCATCGGAAACAGCAGCAACTCAGAG GCCATCAAGGCAAAGCTGACGTCCATCTGCGACCAGATGGGCCTGTTAAAGTCTTTATGCCGCAAATTCGTGACAAATCACCTGGGGGTATTGATCGAAGAACTCACCACCAGCGATGACGTGAGAACCATCTGCGTCAACGTCAGGGCCTGCAA GCcaaaggagctggaggagctcttcCAGAGTGGTTTTTCCTCACAGTTAGAGATGAATGAGTACGCCTGA